One window from the genome of Enterobacteriaceae bacterium Kacie_13 encodes:
- a CDS encoding methyl-accepting chemotaxis protein has product MQFLKNITIRAALLSILGVFCVMWAGVSLYTVSSLNTLTQNTRNSSELVNNMALISKGNDQYFRTVTRLSRAVSQLQADPTKGPEIFDTAKQSLDGLTQALAGFKAAPHPGLEESAVQELLASWESLVAQGVTPLFEAASSKKIDVYNQLANATVPPLSRDFGAAMQKVSGQIAVDFSTAQAQSNHLTYLSKVIQITAFIIGLIILLLTDRYLVMALVKPLDKIRDQFALIASGDLTNHMEEFGKNCAGKLIPLLNIMQASLVNTVQTIRNCTNNIYQGASEISAGNNDLSSRTEEQASALEETAASMEELTATVKHNSDNAHHASQLVIEASGTARKGGSIVADVVSTMKDISGSSKKIAEITSVINSIAFQTNILALNAAVEAARAGEQGRGFAVVASEVRNLAQRSAQAAKEIEQLISESVSRVDSGSKLVENAGQTMDEVVRSITHVTDIMAEIASASDEQSKGISQVAVAVTQMDSVTQQNASLVEQASQAAVSLEEQAALLNNAVATFKLRDSVTRVGSKPAGMTSAPLLRPDTRMISAKSSENWETF; this is encoded by the coding sequence GTGCAGTTTTTGAAAAATATCACCATCAGGGCCGCTTTATTAAGCATTCTTGGCGTTTTTTGCGTCATGTGGGCGGGTGTATCGCTTTATACCGTCAGCTCGCTTAACACACTGACCCAAAACACCAGGAACAGTTCCGAACTCGTCAACAATATGGCGCTGATCAGCAAAGGAAATGATCAGTATTTTCGTACCGTCACCCGTCTGAGCCGTGCCGTCTCGCAGCTTCAGGCCGATCCGACCAAAGGACCTGAAATTTTTGATACCGCAAAGCAGTCCCTCGACGGTCTGACCCAGGCGCTGGCCGGTTTTAAAGCCGCGCCACATCCGGGTCTGGAAGAATCTGCTGTTCAGGAGTTGCTTGCCAGCTGGGAGAGTCTTGTCGCGCAGGGCGTAACACCGTTGTTTGAAGCTGCCAGCAGTAAAAAAATCGACGTGTACAACCAGTTAGCGAACGCCACCGTACCACCACTGAGTCGTGATTTTGGCGCGGCGATGCAAAAAGTCAGCGGCCAGATTGCGGTAGATTTCAGTACGGCGCAGGCACAATCAAACCATCTGACGTATCTGAGCAAAGTCATTCAGATCACTGCGTTCATCATTGGTCTGATTATTCTGCTGCTGACCGACCGCTATCTGGTCATGGCGTTGGTGAAACCGCTGGATAAGATCCGCGATCAGTTTGCGCTGATTGCCAGCGGTGACCTGACAAATCATATGGAAGAGTTTGGTAAAAACTGTGCCGGTAAGCTGATCCCGTTACTGAACATCATGCAGGCCAGTCTGGTGAACACCGTTCAAACTATCCGCAATTGTACCAACAACATTTATCAGGGCGCTTCAGAGATTTCAGCCGGCAATAACGATCTCTCCTCCCGTACGGAAGAGCAGGCCTCGGCGCTGGAAGAAACGGCGGCCAGCATGGAAGAACTGACCGCTACGGTGAAACACAATTCCGATAATGCCCATCACGCCAGCCAGCTGGTGATTGAAGCATCCGGCACTGCCCGCAAAGGCGGTAGTATTGTGGCCGACGTCGTCAGCACAATGAAAGATATCTCCGGCAGCTCGAAGAAAATTGCTGAGATAACCTCGGTCATCAACAGCATCGCTTTCCAGACTAACATTCTGGCGCTGAACGCCGCGGTAGAAGCCGCGCGCGCAGGCGAACAGGGGCGCGGATTTGCCGTCGTTGCCAGCGAAGTGCGCAATCTGGCACAGCGCAGCGCGCAGGCAGCGAAAGAGATCGAGCAGCTTATCAGCGAATCAGTTTCCCGCGTTGACAGCGGTTCTAAACTGGTGGAAAACGCCGGTCAGACCATGGATGAAGTAGTGCGCTCAATTACGCATGTCACCGACATTATGGCGGAAATCGCGTCTGCATCTGATGAGCAAAGCAAAGGCATCAGTCAGGTCGCCGTGGCGGTTACGCAGATGGATAGCGTGACACAGCAAAACGCCTCACTGGTCGAACAGGCTTCTCAGGCTGCCGTATCTCTGGAAGAACAGGCCGCATTGCTGAACAACGCCGTGGCGACGTTCAAACTGCGGGACAGCGTGACGCGCGTCGGGTCAAAACCTGCGGGGATGACTTCTGCGCCGTTATTACGACCAGATACGAGAATGATTTCTGCGAAAAGTTCGGAAAACTGGGAAACGTTCTGA
- the fldA gene encoding flavodoxin FldA, with protein sequence MAVVGIFFGSDTGNTENIAKMIQKQLGKDVAEVHDIAKSSKEDLEKFDILLIGIPTWYYGEAQCDWDDFFPSLEEIDFEGKLVALFGCGDQEDYAEYFCDALGTVRDIIEPRGAVIVGHWPTEGYHFEASKGLADDKHFIGLAIDEDRQPELTNERVDAWVKQITEELSLSEIIG encoded by the coding sequence ATGGCCGTAGTAGGAATCTTCTTTGGATCCGATACAGGTAACACCGAAAACATCGCAAAAATGATCCAGAAACAGCTGGGTAAAGATGTTGCTGAGGTGCATGACATTGCGAAGAGCAGCAAAGAGGATCTGGAAAAATTCGATATCTTGCTGATCGGTATTCCAACCTGGTATTACGGTGAAGCACAGTGTGACTGGGACGACTTCTTCCCAAGCCTGGAAGAGATCGACTTCGAAGGTAAGCTGGTTGCGCTGTTCGGCTGTGGCGATCAGGAAGACTATGCAGAATATTTCTGTGATGCACTGGGCACCGTGCGCGACATCATTGAGCCACGCGGCGCGGTGATTGTGGGTCACTGGCCCACTGAAGGCTATCACTTCGAAGCCTCCAAAGGTCTGGCCGATGATAAACACTTCATCGGACTGGCGATTGACGAAGACCGTCAGCCTGAATTAACCAATGAGCGCGTTGATGCGTGGGTTAAGCAAATTACAGAAGAATTAAGCCTTTCAGAAATTATTGGCTAA
- a CDS encoding esterase has product MNFAMKLHYRLQEPEVTDSTALPVLLIHGLFGTLDNLGVLARDLKQQHRVLQVDLRNHGQSGRSQEMSYAAMAQDLVETLEEVGFQKLIVIGHSMGGKAAMALTALIPDRIEKLIAIDIAPVDYHTRRHDEIFAAINAVTAAGVRDRTSATACMQEHIKEDGVIQFLLKSFQQGEWRFNVPVLMSQYETIIGWENVPAWDHPALFIRGGLSPYVQDAYREDIARQFPQAKAYVVAGTGHWVHAEKPDAVLRAVHRFIDSPEV; this is encoded by the coding sequence ATGAACTTCGCCATGAAATTACATTATCGCCTGCAAGAACCTGAAGTCACTGACAGCACTGCCCTGCCGGTTTTGCTAATCCACGGTTTGTTCGGAACCCTCGATAATCTGGGTGTTCTGGCCCGCGACCTGAAACAACAGCATAGAGTGTTGCAGGTGGATTTACGTAACCACGGCCAGTCCGGACGCTCACAAGAGATGTCTTACGCCGCGATGGCGCAGGATTTAGTGGAAACGTTAGAGGAAGTTGGTTTCCAAAAACTCATCGTTATCGGCCACTCCATGGGGGGGAAAGCCGCGATGGCGCTGACGGCGCTTATCCCGGATCGCATCGAAAAGCTGATCGCTATTGATATCGCCCCGGTGGATTATCACACCCGCCGCCACGATGAAATTTTTGCGGCGATCAACGCCGTGACCGCCGCCGGAGTGCGCGATCGCACGTCTGCCACCGCCTGCATGCAAGAGCATATAAAGGAAGACGGCGTGATCCAGTTCCTGCTGAAATCATTCCAGCAGGGAGAATGGCGCTTCAACGTACCGGTATTGATGAGTCAGTACGAAACCATTATCGGCTGGGAGAATGTGCCCGCGTGGGATCACCCGGCGTTATTCATTCGCGGCGGTCTGTCGCCGTATGTGCAAGACGCCTACCGCGAAGATATTGCCCGCCAGTTCCCGCAGGCAAAAGCCTATGTGGTCGCAGGAACCGGCCACTGGGTTCACGCGGAAAAACCTGACGCTGTGCTGCGTGCTGTGCATCGTTTCATCGATTCGCCTGAGGTTTAA
- a CDS encoding LexA regulated protein: MAKEQLDRTTIDLFADDRRPGRPKTNPLSRDEQLRINKRNQLRRDKASGLRRVELKMNADAVDTLNKLAEERNISRSELIEEMLLAHLNGHEG, from the coding sequence ATGGCAAAAGAACAACTGGATCGCACGACGATTGATCTGTTCGCAGATGACCGCCGTCCGGGGCGTCCAAAAACAAATCCGCTATCCCGTGATGAACAGCTCAGGATTAACAAGCGCAACCAGTTGCGCCGCGATAAAGCGAGCGGCCTGCGTCGCGTTGAGCTGAAAATGAACGCTGATGCTGTTGATACGCTCAATAAGCTGGCAGAAGAGCGCAATATCAGTCGTAGCGAATTGATTGAAGAGATGCTGCTTGCGCATCTTAACGGTCATGAAGGCTGA
- the seqA gene encoding replication initiation negative regulator SeqA: protein MKTIEVDEELYRYIASHTQAIGESASDILRRMLKFTAGQTAPAAPAANIPGTVVQEKPTVAAAPTSRDKVRAVRELLLSDEYAEQTKAVNRFMLILSTLYSLNSKEFAAATDSLTGRTRTYFAADQQTLLQNGIHTKPKHVPGTPYWVITNTNTGRKRSMIEHIMQLMQFPAELTDKVCGTL, encoded by the coding sequence ATGAAAACTATTGAGGTTGACGAAGAACTCTACCGCTACATTGCCAGCCACACACAAGCTATCGGTGAAAGTGCGTCTGATATTCTGCGCCGTATGTTGAAGTTTACTGCCGGTCAGACCGCACCTGCTGCGCCAGCGGCTAACATTCCCGGCACCGTCGTTCAGGAAAAACCGACCGTTGCCGCGGCACCGACGTCGCGTGATAAAGTCCGCGCCGTTCGCGAACTGCTGCTTTCCGATGAATATGCCGAGCAGACCAAAGCGGTGAACCGCTTTATGCTGATCCTGTCGACCTTGTACAGCCTGAACTCGAAAGAATTTGCCGCCGCGACCGATTCACTGACCGGCCGTACGCGTACCTATTTTGCCGCTGACCAGCAAACGTTGCTGCAAAACGGCATCCATACCAAACCCAAACACGTTCCTGGAACGCCGTATTGGGTGATCACAAATACCAACACAGGTCGCAAACGCAGCATGATAGAACACATCATGCAGCTCATGCAGTTCCCGGCGGAACTGACTGATAAAGTGTGCGGCACCCTCTAA
- the fur gene encoding ferric iron uptake transcriptional regulator, whose product MTDNNTALKKAGLKVTLPRLKILEVLQAPEGHHVSAEDLYKQLIDMGEEIGLATVYRVLNQFDDAGIVTRHNFEGGKSVFELTQQHHHDHLICLDCGRVIEFRDEYIEGRQREIAKKHGIKLTNHSLYLYGHCEAGDCREDDSLHNDKPAQ is encoded by the coding sequence ATGACTGACAACAACACCGCACTGAAGAAAGCCGGCTTAAAAGTCACGCTTCCGCGCCTTAAAATCCTGGAAGTGCTGCAAGCGCCGGAAGGTCATCACGTGAGTGCGGAAGATCTGTACAAACAACTGATTGATATGGGTGAAGAGATTGGTCTGGCGACGGTTTATCGCGTTCTGAACCAGTTTGATGACGCCGGTATCGTGACCCGTCATAACTTCGAAGGCGGCAAATCCGTATTCGAACTGACCCAGCAACATCATCACGACCACCTCATCTGCTTAGATTGTGGCCGCGTGATTGAATTCCGTGACGAATATATCGAAGGTCGTCAGCGTGAAATCGCTAAGAAACATGGCATCAAACTGACCAACCACAGCCTGTACCTGTACGGCCACTGTGAAGCAGGCGATTGCCGCGAAGATGATTCTTTGCACAATGATAAGCCCGCGCAGTAA